One Sphingopyxis macrogoltabida genomic region harbors:
- the odhB gene encoding 2-oxoglutarate dehydrogenase complex dihydrolipoyllysine-residue succinyltransferase, protein MSTEVKVPTLGESVTEATIGEWLKQPGEAVAVDEPIASLETDKVAVEVPSPVAGVMGQQVAAVGDTVNVGAVIATIEAGAGKAAAPAAAPAAAKAEAAAPAPAATAAPAEDGVDTVTTMSPAVRRLVLEHGVDPTKIKGSGKDGRLTKEDVLAAANAAPEAAPAPAATVAAAPAASGAPGRREERVKMTRMRQTIAKRLKSAQDTAAMLTTFNDVDMSAVIATRDKYRESFEKKHGVRLGFMSFFTKAVALAAHDIPAVNARIDGDEIVYHDYLDVSVAVSAPNGLVVPVVRNADSLSFADIEKAIADLGKRAKEGTLTMEDMTGGTFTISNGGVFGGLMSTPIINPPQSAVLGLHRIEDRPVVRNGEIVIRPMMYIAMSYDHRLIDGREAVTFLKTIKEAIEDPTRLLIDL, encoded by the coding sequence ATGAGCACCGAAGTCAAAGTCCCCACGCTGGGCGAAAGTGTCACCGAAGCGACGATCGGCGAATGGCTGAAACAGCCGGGCGAGGCGGTCGCGGTCGACGAACCGATCGCCAGCCTTGAAACCGACAAGGTCGCGGTCGAAGTGCCGTCGCCGGTCGCCGGCGTGATGGGGCAGCAGGTCGCGGCGGTCGGCGATACCGTCAATGTCGGCGCAGTGATCGCGACGATCGAGGCGGGCGCGGGCAAGGCCGCGGCGCCTGCCGCCGCACCCGCCGCCGCGAAGGCAGAGGCGGCGGCGCCCGCCCCGGCAGCCACGGCGGCCCCGGCCGAGGATGGCGTCGACACCGTCACGACGATGTCGCCCGCGGTGCGCCGCCTCGTGCTGGAGCATGGCGTCGACCCGACGAAGATCAAGGGCAGCGGCAAGGACGGCCGCCTGACCAAGGAAGATGTGCTCGCCGCCGCCAATGCGGCCCCCGAAGCTGCACCGGCCCCCGCTGCGACGGTCGCCGCCGCTCCCGCAGCCAGCGGCGCGCCGGGTCGCCGCGAGGAGCGCGTGAAGATGACGCGCATGCGCCAGACGATCGCCAAGCGGCTGAAGTCGGCGCAGGACACCGCCGCGATGCTGACGACGTTCAACGACGTCGACATGTCGGCGGTGATCGCGACGCGCGACAAATATCGCGAAAGCTTCGAGAAGAAGCATGGCGTCCGGCTTGGCTTCATGAGCTTCTTCACCAAGGCGGTCGCGCTTGCGGCGCACGATATTCCTGCAGTCAACGCACGCATCGACGGCGACGAGATCGTCTATCACGACTATCTCGATGTCTCGGTCGCGGTCAGTGCGCCCAACGGGCTCGTCGTGCCGGTCGTCCGCAATGCCGACAGCCTGTCGTTCGCCGACATCGAAAAGGCGATCGCCGACCTCGGCAAGCGCGCCAAGGAAGGCACGTTGACGATGGAGGACATGACTGGCGGCACCTTCACCATCTCGAACGGCGGCGTGTTCGGCGGCCTGATGTCGACCCCGATCATCAACCCGCCCCAGTCGGCCGTGCTCGGCCTCCACCGCATCGAGGACCGGCCGGTGGTGCGGAACGGCGAGATCGTGATCCGTCCGATGATGTATATCGCGATGAGCTATGACCACCGCCTGATCGACGGGCGCGAGGCGGTGACCTTTTTGAAGACGATCAAGGAAGCGATCGAAGACCCGACGCGGCTGCTGATCGATTTATAA
- the lpdA gene encoding dihydrolipoyl dehydrogenase has product MSDYDYDVLVIGAGPGGYVAAIRAAQLGLKTACAEGRETLGGTCLNVGCIPSKAMLHASEYFEAAAGGAMAAMGIKVKPELDLGTMHGQRKDAVKGLTGGIEFLFKKNKVDWLKGYAQFISKDSVEVAGKTYRAKNIIIATGSSVTPLPGVEVDNDKQIIVDSTGALELAKVPGHMVVIGGGVIGLELGSVWRRLGAKVTVVEYLDQILPGMDGDVRKEANKIFKKQGIEFRLKTKVTGAAIKGKKAVLTLEPAAGGEAETLEADVVLVSIGRKPNTDGLALDKAGLQVNQRGQIETDHDFSTQVPGIWAIGDVIPGPMLAHKAEDEGIACAENIAGQTGIVNHDVIPSVVYTWPEIAGVGLTEEQAKEKGEVKVGKFPMLANSRAKTNHEPDGFVKVIADAKTDRVLGVWCIASVAGTMIAQAAQAMEFGATSEDIAYTCHAHPTHSEAIKEAAMAVTGKPIHV; this is encoded by the coding sequence ATGTCCGATTACGACTACGACGTCCTTGTCATCGGTGCCGGCCCCGGCGGCTATGTCGCGGCGATCCGCGCGGCGCAACTGGGCCTCAAGACCGCGTGCGCCGAAGGACGCGAAACGCTCGGCGGCACCTGCCTTAACGTCGGCTGCATCCCGTCGAAGGCGATGCTGCACGCGTCGGAATATTTCGAAGCCGCCGCGGGCGGCGCGATGGCGGCGATGGGCATCAAGGTGAAGCCCGAACTCGACCTCGGCACCATGCACGGCCAGCGCAAGGATGCGGTAAAGGGCCTGACCGGCGGCATCGAGTTTTTGTTCAAGAAGAACAAGGTCGACTGGCTGAAGGGCTATGCGCAGTTCATCTCGAAAGACAGCGTCGAGGTTGCGGGCAAGACCTATCGCGCCAAGAATATTATCATCGCCACAGGGTCGTCGGTGACCCCACTTCCGGGCGTCGAGGTCGATAACGACAAGCAGATCATCGTCGATTCGACCGGCGCGCTCGAACTGGCGAAGGTGCCGGGGCATATGGTCGTGATCGGCGGCGGCGTGATCGGGCTCGAACTCGGCAGCGTGTGGCGCCGCCTTGGCGCGAAGGTCACCGTCGTCGAGTATCTCGACCAGATCCTGCCCGGCATGGACGGCGACGTTCGTAAGGAAGCGAACAAGATTTTCAAGAAGCAGGGCATCGAGTTCAGGCTGAAGACCAAGGTCACCGGCGCGGCGATCAAGGGCAAGAAGGCCGTCTTGACGCTCGAACCCGCTGCCGGCGGCGAAGCCGAAACGCTCGAGGCCGATGTCGTGCTGGTATCGATCGGGCGCAAGCCGAACACCGACGGGCTCGCGCTCGACAAGGCAGGGCTGCAAGTCAACCAGCGTGGCCAGATCGAAACCGATCATGATTTCAGCACGCAGGTCCCCGGCATCTGGGCGATCGGCGACGTCATTCCCGGCCCGATGCTCGCGCACAAGGCCGAGGATGAAGGCATCGCCTGTGCCGAAAATATCGCCGGCCAGACGGGCATCGTAAACCACGACGTCATCCCGTCGGTCGTCTACACCTGGCCCGAAATCGCCGGCGTCGGCCTGACCGAAGAGCAGGCGAAGGAAAAGGGTGAGGTCAAGGTCGGCAAATTCCCGATGCTCGCGAACAGCCGCGCCAAGACCAACCACGAGCCCGACGGCTTCGTGAAGGTGATCGCCGATGCCAAGACCGACCGTGTGCTCGGCGTCTGGTGTATCGCGAGCGTGGCCGGGACGATGATCGCGCAGGCGGCGCAGGCCATGGAATTCGGCGCGACGTCGGAGGACATCGCCTATACCTGCCACGCCCATCCGACGCACAGCGAGGCAATCAAGGAAGCCGCGATGGCGGTGACGGGCAAGCCAATCCACGTCTGA
- a CDS encoding trimeric intracellular cation channel family protein produces MTSDTIIRLLDLSGIAVFALSGALMAVRLRQTLVTASFFALVTGVGGGSVRDLLIGAPVFWVQDGAIAAVCIAIALIVWVTPERWWPGQLLEWADAVGLAAYAVFGTAKALAWGVPPFPALMMGVITGCVGGTIRDILAGVPSIIMRPEVYVTAAALASGLFLLLQWLGTGTPVAAVAGAVAGFVLRGAAIHWSLALPAYRGPKS; encoded by the coding sequence TTGACGAGCGATACCATCATCCGCCTGCTCGACCTTTCCGGTATCGCGGTCTTCGCGCTGTCGGGCGCGTTGATGGCGGTGCGACTGCGCCAGACGCTGGTGACCGCGAGTTTTTTCGCGCTCGTCACCGGCGTCGGCGGCGGTAGCGTTCGTGACCTTCTCATCGGGGCGCCGGTCTTCTGGGTGCAGGACGGCGCGATCGCGGCGGTGTGCATCGCCATCGCGCTGATCGTGTGGGTAACGCCCGAACGCTGGTGGCCGGGGCAATTGCTCGAATGGGCCGATGCCGTGGGGCTGGCTGCCTATGCCGTTTTCGGGACGGCGAAGGCTTTGGCCTGGGGCGTGCCGCCCTTTCCGGCGCTGATGATGGGGGTAATCACCGGCTGCGTCGGCGGCACGATCCGCGACATCCTTGCCGGCGTGCCGTCGATCATCATGCGCCCCGAAGTGTATGTTACCGCTGCGGCGCTCGCATCGGGCCTGTTCCTGCTCCTGCAATGGCTGGGGACCGGAACGCCGGTAGCCGCCGTCGCGGGAGCGGTCGCCGGCTTTGTCCTGCGCGGCGCCGCGATTCACTGGTCGCTCGCGCTTCCCGCATATCGAGGCCCCAAAAGCTAG
- a CDS encoding alpha/beta fold hydrolase, producing MTTEQATANGISITYEDKGPREAPVILLVMGLGGQLTLWPDEFVEALNAHGFRTIRYDNRDVGLSTRFDAAGVPNLKWMFVKAAIGLPVRPAYTLADMAADGMALLDHLGVQRAHVVGASMGGMISQHIAARYPDRVLSLTSIMSTTGNRRLPRANKEAMQVLANRPMSGDKEDLIAYSVRAARVIGSPGYPATEERLQRRVRSDFERGWYPQGVARQMAAIVSDGDRRAMLKDVKAPTLVIHGEADPLVPIAGGRDTAENIAGARLLTIPGMGHDLPLALVDTLADAVAEHAKETASVAA from the coding sequence ATGACGACAGAGCAGGCGACGGCCAACGGCATCAGCATCACCTATGAGGACAAGGGGCCCCGCGAGGCGCCGGTGATCCTGCTGGTGATGGGGCTCGGCGGGCAGTTGACCCTGTGGCCGGACGAGTTCGTCGAGGCGCTGAACGCGCATGGCTTCCGCACCATCCGCTACGACAATCGCGATGTCGGCCTGTCGACGCGCTTCGACGCAGCGGGCGTTCCGAACCTCAAATGGATGTTCGTGAAAGCAGCGATCGGCCTGCCGGTGCGTCCCGCATACACGCTCGCCGACATGGCGGCCGACGGCATGGCGCTGCTCGACCATCTCGGCGTCCAGCGTGCGCATGTCGTCGGGGCGTCGATGGGGGGCATGATTTCGCAGCATATCGCCGCGCGCTATCCGGACCGCGTCCTGTCGCTGACCTCGATCATGTCGACCACCGGCAACCGCCGCCTGCCGCGCGCGAACAAGGAGGCGATGCAGGTCCTCGCGAACCGGCCGATGAGCGGCGACAAGGAGGATCTGATCGCCTATTCGGTGCGCGCCGCGCGGGTGATCGGCAGCCCCGGCTATCCGGCGACCGAAGAGCGGCTGCAGCGCCGGGTGCGGAGCGATTTCGAGCGCGGCTGGTACCCGCAGGGCGTCGCGCGGCAGATGGCGGCGATCGTCTCCGACGGCGACCGGCGCGCGATGCTGAAGGATGTCAAGGCACCGACACTGGTCATCCACGGCGAGGCCGACCCGCTGGTGCCGATCGCCGGCGGCCGCGACACGGCGGAGAATATCGCGGGCGCGCGGCTGTTGACGATCCCGGGAATGGGACATGATCTGCCGCTGGCGCTGGTCGATACGCTCGCCGACGCGGTTGCGGAGCACGCGAAGGAAACGGCCAGCGTTGCGGCGTAG
- the sppA gene encoding signal peptide peptidase SppA produces the protein MTDSSPDTANPAGPWAIPVRRPLPGEDKPKGTTSFPRKVWHLLVALKDGLALVFLLMFFALLFGLLAGRPNAGLPVSQGALVIDLDGIVTEQPAEIDPLAALSGGNDLKEIRVRDVVHALETAADDKRVTSVVLDLDRFLGGGQVSLAEIGSAIDKVRAKNKPVLAYATAYTTDSYQVAAHASEIWADGIGGVAIAGPGGSRLYYKGLMDRLGVTAHIYRVGTFKSAVEPYLRADQSPEAKEADLAYAGALWENWLSDVKKARPKAKIDPFIADTAGAIRAAGNDLSKASLDAGLIDKVGGRMAFDSRVAEISGAPDDSQPWTFNAIPLENWVAANPPQENGSRIAVVPVVGEIVDGEAANGTAGGETVAQHILDATADSSVKAIVLRVDSPGGSVLASEQIRQATLAAKAKKLPIVVSMANVAASGGYWVATPADRIFAEPETITGSIGVFGILPSFEQTLAKVGVTTDGIQTTPLSGQPDILGGVSDEFNAMAQASVEDVYARFTGLVAKSRKQPLEKIQAIAEGRVWAGGTARQIGLIDQFGGLPDALAAAAKLAKIDGEYHAKYFEDEPSEFSKMLASWAGVEEPAAAAPRGWFGIAAMNRQLAERRLLQDLSLLTQAGSIQASCLDCRAYLPAVPLTGKAEAKGWLGTLALLLR, from the coding sequence ATGACCGACAGCTCTCCCGATACCGCTAATCCCGCAGGCCCCTGGGCCATCCCCGTCCGCCGACCGCTGCCGGGCGAGGATAAGCCGAAAGGCACGACCAGCTTTCCGCGCAAGGTGTGGCACCTGCTCGTCGCGTTGAAGGACGGGCTCGCGCTGGTGTTCCTGCTCATGTTCTTCGCCTTGCTGTTCGGCCTGCTCGCCGGCCGCCCCAACGCCGGCCTCCCGGTCAGCCAGGGCGCGCTGGTCATCGACCTCGACGGTATCGTCACCGAACAGCCGGCCGAGATCGACCCGCTCGCGGCGCTGTCGGGCGGTAACGACCTCAAGGAAATCCGCGTCCGCGACGTCGTCCACGCGCTCGAAACCGCCGCCGACGACAAGCGCGTGACCTCGGTCGTGCTCGACCTCGACCGTTTCCTCGGCGGTGGGCAGGTGTCGCTCGCCGAAATCGGCAGCGCGATCGACAAGGTGCGCGCGAAGAACAAGCCGGTGCTCGCCTATGCCACCGCCTATACGACCGACAGCTATCAGGTCGCGGCGCACGCCAGCGAGATCTGGGCCGACGGCATAGGCGGCGTCGCCATCGCCGGCCCCGGCGGATCGCGCCTCTACTACAAGGGGCTGATGGACCGGCTAGGCGTCACCGCGCACATCTACCGCGTCGGCACCTTCAAAAGCGCAGTCGAACCCTATCTCCGCGCCGACCAGTCGCCCGAAGCGAAGGAGGCGGACCTCGCCTATGCCGGCGCCCTCTGGGAAAACTGGCTGAGCGACGTCAAGAAGGCGCGGCCCAAGGCGAAGATCGACCCCTTTATCGCCGACACTGCCGGCGCGATCCGCGCGGCGGGCAATGATCTCAGCAAGGCCTCACTCGACGCCGGGCTGATCGACAAGGTCGGCGGTCGCATGGCTTTCGACAGCCGCGTCGCCGAGATCAGCGGTGCGCCGGACGACAGCCAGCCATGGACGTTCAACGCGATCCCGCTCGAAAACTGGGTCGCCGCCAATCCGCCGCAGGAAAATGGCAGCCGCATCGCGGTCGTCCCCGTGGTCGGCGAAATCGTCGACGGCGAGGCGGCGAACGGGACGGCGGGCGGCGAGACCGTCGCGCAGCATATCCTCGATGCAACCGCCGACAGCAGTGTAAAGGCGATCGTTTTGCGCGTCGATTCGCCGGGCGGCTCGGTGCTCGCGTCCGAACAGATCCGCCAGGCGACGCTCGCCGCAAAGGCGAAAAAGCTGCCGATCGTCGTATCGATGGCCAATGTCGCGGCCTCGGGCGGCTATTGGGTCGCGACCCCCGCCGACCGCATCTTTGCCGAGCCCGAGACGATCACCGGATCGATCGGCGTGTTCGGCATCCTGCCGAGCTTCGAACAGACGCTCGCCAAGGTCGGCGTTACCACCGACGGCATCCAGACGACGCCGCTGTCGGGCCAGCCCGACATTCTCGGCGGCGTCAGCGACGAATTCAACGCGATGGCGCAGGCCAGCGTCGAGGATGTCTATGCGCGCTTCACCGGGCTCGTCGCCAAGAGCCGCAAGCAGCCGCTCGAAAAGATCCAGGCGATCGCCGAGGGCCGCGTCTGGGCGGGCGGCACGGCGCGCCAGATCGGCCTGATCGACCAGTTCGGCGGCCTGCCCGATGCGCTGGCCGCGGCGGCGAAGCTCGCCAAGATCGACGGCGAATATCACGCCAAATATTTCGAGGACGAGCCGAGCGAATTCTCGAAAATGCTGGCGAGCTGGGCGGGAGTCGAGGAGCCCGCGGCGGCGGCGCCGCGCGGCTGGTTCGGCATCGCGGCGATGAACCGCCAGCTCGCCGAACGGCGGTTGCTGCAAGACCTGTCGTTGCTGACGCAGGCCGGATCGATCCAGGCGTCGTGCCTCGATTGCCGCGCCTATCTGCCGGCCGTCCCGCTGACTGGAAAGGCCGAAGCGAAGGGCTGGCTGGGAACGCTGGCGCTCTTGCTCCGTTAA
- a CDS encoding NAD(P)H-binding protein, with protein MTGATGFVGGATLRQAVAAGWHVRALTRRPQPEQDGVTWIAGALDRPDSLAEMAAGADVVMHIAGVVSVPTRAAFEAGNVAATGHVIDAARGAGISRFIHVSSLAAREPGISDYGWSKARAETLVRASGLDWTIVRPPAVFGPGDTEMLDMFRMARRGIALVPAGRLSAIYVDELARLLVALAADRDISIGQTYEPDDGRANGWSHRSFARAIGRAVGRRHVSTLATPALLLKAGGQLDTLVRRSRAKLTPDRARYIAHPDWVVAAGACPPPELWQPQIETGNALTATVNWYRREGWL; from the coding sequence ATGACCGGTGCGACCGGCTTCGTCGGCGGCGCGACGTTGCGGCAGGCCGTCGCGGCAGGCTGGCACGTCCGCGCGCTCACACGCCGCCCGCAGCCTGAACAAGACGGCGTCACCTGGATCGCCGGCGCGCTCGACCGGCCGGACAGCCTCGCGGAAATGGCGGCGGGCGCCGATGTGGTGATGCACATTGCCGGCGTCGTGAGCGTCCCGACGCGCGCGGCGTTCGAGGCCGGCAATGTCGCAGCGACCGGCCATGTCATCGACGCGGCGCGCGGCGCGGGGATCAGCCGCTTCATCCATGTCTCCTCGCTCGCCGCGCGCGAGCCGGGCATCTCCGATTACGGCTGGTCGAAAGCCCGCGCCGAAACACTCGTGCGCGCGAGCGGACTCGACTGGACGATCGTCCGCCCGCCCGCGGTGTTCGGCCCCGGCGATACCGAGATGCTCGATATGTTCCGCATGGCGCGGCGCGGGATTGCGCTGGTGCCGGCCGGCCGCTTGTCGGCGATCTACGTCGATGAGCTCGCACGTCTGCTCGTCGCCCTCGCCGCCGACCGCGATATCAGCATCGGGCAGACGTACGAACCCGATGACGGCCGCGCAAACGGCTGGTCACACCGCAGCTTCGCGCGCGCCATCGGCCGCGCCGTCGGCCGCCGCCACGTCTCGACGCTCGCGACCCCGGCGCTGCTGCTCAAGGCGGGGGGGCAGCTCGACACGCTGGTTCGCCGCAGCCGCGCCAAGCTGACCCCCGACCGCGCCCGCTATATCGCGCATCCCGACTGGGTGGTCGCTGCCGGCGCCTGCCCGCCGCCTGAGCTGTGGCAGCCCCAAATCGAAACGGGTAACGCACTCACCGCGACGGTGAACTGGTATCGCCGCGAGGGGTGGCTCTGA
- the proB gene encoding glutamate 5-kinase, with translation MLFAPASCPRLIVKIGSALLVDPDGAVRRGWLAGIAADIAERTRAGQQVAVVSSGAIALGARRLGLAKGGRASLEDAQAAAATGQIALSQVWAEVLGAEGVTAAQMLVTLDDLEHRRRYLNASATLDRLLGLGVVPIINENDSVATEEIRFGDNDRLAARVAQAAGAGGVVLLSDIDGLYDRNPAQDGAVHIARIDRIDAAIEAMADTGSASGMGSGGMVSKIAAARIANAAGAHLAIASGRIDRPLSAEARHSLFAAERGASARKAWLAGGLTAKGRLVIDAGAVKALHGGASLLAAGVTAASGSFARGDILDIAGPDGRIVARGLAEYPATDAAAILGLGRDAQEAALGYAPRAAMVHRDHLVLL, from the coding sequence ATGTTGTTCGCGCCCGCCTCTTGCCCCCGCCTGATCGTCAAGATCGGATCGGCCCTGCTCGTCGATCCCGACGGCGCGGTGCGGCGAGGCTGGCTCGCGGGCATCGCCGCCGACATTGCCGAACGCACCCGCGCCGGCCAACAGGTCGCCGTAGTCTCGTCGGGCGCCATCGCGCTCGGCGCGCGGCGGCTCGGTCTTGCCAAGGGCGGCCGCGCCAGCCTCGAGGATGCGCAGGCCGCTGCCGCGACCGGCCAGATCGCGCTGTCGCAGGTTTGGGCCGAGGTGCTCGGCGCCGAAGGGGTGACCGCGGCGCAGATGCTCGTCACCCTCGACGACCTCGAACATCGCCGCCGCTATCTCAACGCCTCGGCGACGCTCGACCGGCTGCTGGGTCTCGGCGTGGTGCCGATCATCAACGAGAATGACAGCGTCGCGACCGAGGAAATCCGCTTCGGCGACAACGACCGCCTCGCCGCGCGCGTCGCACAGGCGGCGGGCGCCGGCGGTGTCGTCCTGCTCAGCGATATCGACGGCCTCTACGACCGCAATCCGGCGCAGGACGGTGCCGTTCACATCGCACGTATCGACCGCATCGACGCCGCGATCGAGGCAATGGCCGACACCGGTTCGGCGTCGGGAATGGGCTCGGGCGGCATGGTGTCGAAGATCGCCGCGGCGCGCATCGCCAATGCCGCCGGCGCGCACCTCGCGATCGCATCGGGCCGCATCGACCGGCCGCTGTCGGCCGAGGCGCGGCACAGCCTGTTCGCCGCCGAGCGCGGCGCGAGCGCGCGCAAGGCGTGGCTCGCCGGCGGGCTGACCGCCAAGGGGCGGCTCGTCATCGACGCAGGCGCAGTGAAGGCGCTGCACGGCGGCGCAAGCTTGCTCGCAGCAGGCGTTACCGCGGCCAGCGGCAGCTTCGCCCGCGGCGACATCCTCGACATCGCGGGCCCCGACGGACGCATCGTCGCGCGCGGGCTCGCCGAATATCCCGCCACCGACGCTGCCGCGATCCTAGGCCTCGGCCGCGATGCGCAGGAAGCCGCGCTCGGCTATGCGCCGCGGGCGGCCATGGTGCACCGCGACCATCTGGTGCTGCTGTGA